AGCTAaaatgtgcaactctaccagagtaggtgATGgaattaggcctaccttaacaCAGACTCTCATTGATTCCTTGCCCAGTgcactcctctttctctctccctctcaacagatGCATCCCTCCTCATCTTGCACATGTAatacaaacattcacaatcgcgcaagacgactggctaaattgttattaaacccggttagcatcattagcatgctgcacgaatttgttcaaaaagttgcattcaaattgacatGTTCAGTTCTTATCATCTCAATccagatgtaaatggaaaagtattttcgaAGATTCAAACAGGCCTGTACCAAGGAGAAAAAAGTGTTAATATGAagcttaaacacacgtggggaaactgaacagtccaactAGTAGACTATGATTAACTAGCCAAtcaagctactttgtttacaatatttccaggcttcaacgaGTGCTGCTTTttattcagacttatgtgcacatttattcatttgagtgttttttcatgattgtgttgacatttcttttccctgtttgctttgattgataactaagGTAAttcaaatcagaggaaggttaagtttaagtgtttaaattgaattgaattgattttTTCTTCTGTTCCTGAAATAGTTAAAAAACAATCAATAATTATtgatatcgactgatatgaaacACTTATATCATGATACAGTAATAATTACAGTGTAACGTGATACAGTAATAATTACAGTGTGCACTGTAACGAAACCGGTGCCAGtggattattttattttttatatttattttaggctCATTGTAACAACCAGAGCAGAGAAGGAAATTCATTGCAATTTTAGTTCTTTTGTGGTAGAAATATCGGTACCGCTACTCTATCGGCAACTACACAAATGTAAATACTTGTACTCGGTTTGAAAAAATTAGTAACAGGAGATCCCTAATCACAATCTCGACTTTGAAATAACCTTTTATAATTTTGCAAACgtttgtatttataaacaagctAGGCTCTGCCTTTGTCAACCTAGAAAGCAGTTAGAGCTCGTTTTGAGTTCCCAGGCTAGCCGGCTAGTCTGCTTTGACCAAGAACATCTACCAGAAGACCTGAAGAAGAAGTCAATCAGACCAACACCAGCATTAGCAGTGGTAAGCTCACCATGAAAAGCTAACAATAATTGCCTGCCATTTTTGCAACAGAACATTATAAACCTTATGAGGTTACTTGCGGCACTGTAGAATTCATAGGAACGAACCGCCGCGTTGTCCAGGATCCACCTATCTTTCCATGGAAAATGTGCCTGTACTGTGAAATTATTAACGCCTGTCTGACTTCATCCGAAAGACATCAGATGTTTCAAGCCTATCTTTCGGCTGGACCCTGATGTAGTCAACTACTGCAGGTCAGTTTCCCCCCCAGCCATTACAGTGATGCAGTTAAACATGCGGTTAGCAATTTCGGCTTTTCGGAAAATGATACCAGTGTTTCCACTGAAATACAGTAGATCGATAGAtcgatagagatagatagatactttattgatccccaaggggaaattcaaggaatgaGGGATATAAGAAGGACAATTTTCTTGATTCAGAGAATGATGAGTCCATGGAGTTCAGAGAGCTTGCCACTATTTTGATTCGTAACAATGCAGCAGTGTATTTTGGGATGGACTGTCATACTGAATACCTGTACTCAGTGTACAAGGATGTAGGATGCATCATCTGTTTTCATCCATTAACATACGTGGTATTGGCCACGTTGGTAGAGATTGCATTCAAAAATTGTATATAGGCTTAATAGAAATTACTAGGAAAGATGCCGGTTTTCCTTTTAGagttagcctgggttttcccatgctgccttatgcgcgcaattttattcacgctgctaggcagcctggattccatggagcaaattttagCCTCAGtaaggggaccaatcacagaacggagggagggcagcaagacgatgacgacacaccgaagccgttatgagctacgtacagacgcatttgatagacattcgtagcggccaataaatggctctgggcattcgtaaaccacgtttcaaatacgagaaaatgaatgcctagttcccagaccccgtCTCATTTGAGATGAGGGtatgacgttagccaggctatttagatgtaggctacattttaaaaatgtaaaagtaGTTTTACAACCTTTTCACATTATATGCATTCACATTAATGACTTGGTAGATTTGTATCCATTAACATCATACTGTACATGATTGATGGGCACCACATCATTCGACTGAGGCACAGTGATTGGCCACGTTGATAGACAgattgtaataaaataaaattgtaCATAATGCTCAATAGAAATGATTAGGAAAGTGAATGTACATAATGCTCAATAGAAATGATTAGGAAAGTGAATGTACATAATGCTCAATAGAAATGATTAAGAAAGTGATTGGCCACGTTGATAGAGAGATTGCATTCTAAAATTAATGCTTAATGGAAATGATTAGGATGGGAAGTGGAAGTGATTTCATGTTATCCTTTTACATGTCCAAATTGAAAATGGTTCTTATCTGAATGCAATAAATGTAGAGTATTCCTTGACCAAGTGCTTTTTATCTGGATGCATTATATGTAGAGTATTCCTTGACTAAATGTCTTAGCTACTTTTCTTCCTAATGTTATATGTTGCAGACATGACGGGCACATTTCTACACACCGCCATCAATGATGTCTTACCTGACCTTCCAGAAATGtcaaaagacattttaaaagaaaCCTTACAATCCCTCGGGGTGGAGATCTTCAGCTTATTGAGGAGGCAGATTTGTTGTCATCCTTGCGACCCATTCAAGCCCGAAGGGTGGTTGCTGCCTGGAAGCGGAAATGTAAGTTTTGTAGTATGCGACGCAACCAGTTGGTCCAAAATAGAGCGGAAATGTAAGTTTTGTAGTATGCGACGCAATCAGTTGGTCCAAAATACAGCGGGAATGTAAGTTTTGTAGTATGCGACGCAACCAGTTGGTCCAAAATAGAGTGGAAATGTAAGTTTTGTAGTATGCAACGCAACCAGTTGGTCCAAAATAGAGCAGAAATGTAAGTTTTGTAGTATGCGACGCAATCAGTTGGTCCAAAATACAGCGGAAATGTAAGTTTTGTAGTATGCGACGCAATCAGTTGGTCCAAAATACAACGGGAATGTATGTTTTGTAGTATGAGCCGCAACCAGTTTGTCCAAAATGCAAAATCATTCACATTATGTCCCTTGTAATCtgttgtgtgcgcgtgtgtgtgtttttaaaggcCAGACTCTCGAATGCAGCAGACCGTCTCTTGGGGCCCTGGCAGGACCTCCCCCATCCTTGCCTCTGTCTTCGCCCAGGAGCTCCATTTCAACCTCTCCCAGCATCTGCCGAAGCCCTGGTGCAGACTGTGTGGACGCCTTTAGCATACCGTGGGAGGAGCTCCCAGCGGAACTGATGCAGGCATTAGAGAGAGGTGCTCGGCCGAGTCCACAAATGAGGAGGCAGATGGTCAGGATGGTAGTGAAAGAAATGACGGTTAAAACATCCCGCGTCACTTAACGAAACGTCTTAGACGTGGGCAAAGCGATGGTAGCTAAATACCCGAAGTCTCTACAGGACCTCATTGAGGGCGACGTAATTGGGTCAGGCTACCACTCCCTCGTGAAACAACTGCAGAACAGATTTGAGAACGTGAGGCGATGCACGGCGCCAAAAATACGGAAAAGAAAACGTCGCGCCGATGAGTCTGACACAGACGACAGTCCTCCCGAAAGAAGAGCTGTGATCCAGGACACCTACGGTTGCATCAACTGGGATCCGAAATCCATGCCCCTGGGAGAGGGCCAGGAGAGCCAGCGCCAGAACAAAGAAAAGCTCCAAACGTTGTCTCTACAAACTGATCCAGATCCAGAGGAAGTGACACTACTGATGAGGTCAACTTTCTACGCACAGCGCAAACAGGTCAACCAAGGGAAAGATATCAAACACCTCGTGGAAGAGTGGCCCTTTTGGTTCGATGAACTCGGCATGTCGGTTCACTTCGAGGAACTAACTGGAACTGACCTGAAGGAAACATTCGCGCGCAATATTGACATGAAGGGGAAACGCCTCCTGGACTTCATGAGAACTGttggtatgaaaaagagcaagTTCCTACCAGCTTTCATGAAGTTCCAGTTGAGAGTTGACCGGTCGCTCTGAAGACGTCAAAGAGATAGTGCTACTTTTACTGTCTTACTTTGACGAGAGGGAAGACGCGATGTTTTGCTACGTGGAGGACTCGTGCCTGGCAGGGGAGCTGCAGATGAAGCAAGTTCCCTTGACCCCCACCATTGTGGTGTGTGGTAAGTTAGCTTTTCTTActagctcacacatacacacactcactctctcccagacacacacacacacacacacctcacatgcatctcacacacacacacacacacacacacacacacacacacacacacacacacacacacacacacacactcacacacacacacttgtctgtcactcacactaaaacacaaatacactgccctctctcacacatacatataccctctttattacacggcttcttcataatgctgaagaatgctccattcacttgaatgggccttcccaacgttcggtggtctgctaattctcaataatagaccgttgctaagtataacagaccgctgtcaaggaaaatgggttttgtgcttctatttcacgtctttcatatcactacgcaaggactagaacttcattcaaaagtgaaagcggacggttgatcagctgtgttctaaagaatgtgcTGGttcaaactatttgtttctcagcaaaagccacgatgaaacggtaataaatatgattattattattattattaacattaagattaatgtttattttattatttttttaaaggacaGAACTGTTTTTCCTCAAGCTGCTTTATGCTGAGTGTGGATCAGACAATAGTAAATAACAACATCTCCTCCTTCACGTCGGCCCTCAACTTGATGTTTGGCTCCTACTTCTGCTTCAACATCCATTACCCAGTAGAGCTGGCCTCAACGCTGGAGTTTCTGCAGAGGTAGGTCTCATTCATTAC
This window of the Alosa alosa isolate M-15738 ecotype Scorff River chromosome 7, AALO_Geno_1.1, whole genome shotgun sequence genome carries:
- the LOC125297408 gene encoding uncharacterized protein LOC125297408, encoding MVAKYPKSLQDLIEGDVIGSGYHSLVKQLQNRFENVRRCTAPKIRKRKRRADESDTDDSPPERRAVIQDTYGCINWDPKSMPLGEGQESQRQNKEKLQTLSLQTDPDPEEVTLLMRSTFYAQRKQVNQGKDIKHLVEEWPFWFDELGMSVHFEELTGTDLKETFARNIDMKGKRLLDFMRTVGMKKSKFLPAFMKFQLRVDRSL